A section of the Constrictibacter sp. MBR-5 genome encodes:
- a CDS encoding mandelate racemase/muconate lactonizing enzyme family protein, producing MKITDVVTHQLSVDVDEPFTSSRGWYYKTKGACLVEIRTDAGITGWGDCYGPAAVNKTIVDSLLKPSVVGRDPFDVEVIWEALYNKVKDYGLTGMTISAISGVDIALWDIIGKDCGKPVHKLLGGCFRDTVQAYATGLYFRDFDRIVEEAVEEAQGYVADGFGAIKMKIGLGDPRGDIARVAAVREAIGDDVLLMVDANHCFTVPQAINIGRELEKLGVHWFEEPISPEDIDGYVEVSRALDMAVAGGENEFTRYSFRHLIERRAMDVIQPDVCAAGGLTECKKIAAMAQAHWVELVPHAWGTAVGMAATLHFLASLPDCPPCLKPIPPLLEYEQTFNPFRDALAGAPLAHDRGVVKIPTGPGLGIEIDRSVIDRYRVA from the coding sequence ATGAAGATCACCGACGTGGTCACGCACCAGCTGTCCGTCGACGTGGACGAACCGTTCACCTCGTCGCGCGGCTGGTACTACAAGACCAAGGGCGCCTGTCTGGTCGAGATCCGCACCGACGCCGGCATCACGGGCTGGGGCGACTGCTACGGTCCGGCCGCCGTCAACAAGACGATCGTCGACAGCCTCCTGAAGCCGTCCGTCGTCGGCCGCGACCCGTTCGACGTCGAGGTGATCTGGGAAGCGCTCTACAACAAGGTGAAGGACTATGGCCTGACCGGCATGACCATCTCCGCGATCAGCGGGGTGGACATCGCGCTCTGGGACATCATCGGCAAGGACTGCGGCAAGCCGGTGCACAAGCTGCTGGGCGGCTGCTTCCGGGACACGGTGCAGGCCTATGCGACGGGCCTCTATTTCCGCGACTTCGACAGGATCGTCGAGGAGGCGGTGGAGGAGGCGCAGGGCTACGTCGCCGACGGCTTCGGCGCGATCAAGATGAAGATCGGCCTGGGCGATCCGCGCGGCGACATCGCGCGCGTCGCCGCGGTGCGCGAGGCGATCGGCGACGACGTGCTGCTGATGGTCGACGCCAACCACTGCTTCACCGTCCCGCAGGCGATCAATATCGGACGCGAGTTGGAGAAGCTGGGCGTCCACTGGTTCGAGGAGCCGATCTCGCCGGAGGACATCGACGGCTATGTCGAGGTCTCCCGCGCACTCGACATGGCGGTTGCGGGCGGCGAAAACGAGTTCACCCGCTACAGCTTCCGCCATCTGATCGAGCGGCGGGCGATGGACGTGATCCAGCCGGACGTCTGTGCCGCGGGCGGCCTGACCGAATGCAAGAAGATCGCGGCGATGGCGCAGGCGCACTGGGTCGAACTGGTGCCGCACGCTTGGGGAACCGCCGTCGGCATGGCCGCCACGCTGCATTTCCTGGCGTCGCTGCCCGACTGCCCGCCCTGCCTGAAGCCGATCCCGCCGCTCCTCGAATACGAGCAGACGTTCAACCCCTTCCGCGATGCCCTCGCGGGTGCGCCGCTGGCCCATGATCGTGGTGTCGTCAAGATCCCGACCGGGCCGGGCCTCGGCATCGAGATCGACCGGAGCGTGATCGATCGCTACAGGGTCGCGTGA
- a CDS encoding flavin reductase family protein: MFYDDPKKHGLKFNPLKALVAPRPIAWVSSHSVDGVLNLAPYSFFNAVAEFPPTIVFAPNGPPPAGGVKDTLSNIEKTNEFVVNLCNYDLREQMNLSSAHVGPEVDEFALTGLTPVPCVHVKVPRVKEAPVSLECVFMQRVRLPSTSPKVENNVVFGRVVGVHISDDIIVDGRVDMMKYRPIARMGYMDYTVVDNVFSMDRPDDDMDTVAARHKAV; the protein is encoded by the coding sequence ATGTTCTACGACGATCCGAAGAAGCACGGCCTGAAGTTCAATCCGCTGAAGGCGCTGGTGGCGCCGCGGCCGATCGCCTGGGTCAGCAGCCACAGCGTCGACGGGGTGCTCAACCTCGCGCCGTACAGCTTCTTCAATGCCGTGGCCGAGTTCCCGCCGACGATCGTCTTCGCGCCGAACGGGCCGCCGCCGGCGGGTGGGGTGAAGGACACGCTGTCGAATATCGAGAAGACGAACGAGTTCGTCGTCAACCTGTGCAACTACGACCTGCGCGAGCAGATGAACCTGAGCTCGGCGCATGTCGGGCCCGAGGTGGACGAGTTCGCGCTCACCGGACTGACGCCGGTGCCCTGCGTGCACGTGAAGGTGCCGCGGGTGAAGGAAGCGCCGGTCAGCCTGGAATGCGTCTTCATGCAACGCGTCCGCCTGCCGAGCACCAGCCCGAAGGTCGAGAACAACGTCGTGTTCGGCCGTGTCGTCGGCGTTCACATCAGCGACGACATCATCGTCGACGGGCGGGTCGACATGATGAAGTACCGGCCGATCGCCCGCATGGGCTACATGGACTACACGGTCGTCGACAACGTCTTCTCGATGGACCGTCCGGACGACGACATGGACACCGTCGCGGCGCGGCATAAGGCCGTGTGA
- a CDS encoding xanthine dehydrogenase family protein molybdopterin-binding subunit — MGQFGFGQAVRRVEDVRLVTGRGRYTDDMTLGRQTYAYMLRSPYAHARIASVDVSAAKAAPGVLGVYTVDDLEADGIGGIPCLVPIKSTDGSRMYAPPRPLLAKGATKHVGDAVVMIVAETLDQARDASELVEIDYEMLPAVASTAAALAAGAPQVWPEAKGNLCFDWEMGDRAAVDSAFAAAAHVTKVDLVNNRIVVNSMEPRNAIGDYDRNDDKMVLYTSSQGVHGLQRQLASNIFKVPNARIRVVTRDVGGGFGMKIFLYPEQPLVMWAAKKIGRPVKWTGDRAEAFTSDTQGRDHVTTAELALDAAGKFLAMRFSTTAALGAYLSNFGPFIPTMAGAKLYAAVYTTPAVLYHVKGVFTNTVPVDAYRGAGRPEAAYAVERLVDAAAREVGLSPAEIRRRNFIRPEAMPYTTCLGSEYDSGDFLKNMEDALARGDWDGFEARKADSAKRGKLRGIGLASYIEACGGGADENATITFDESGHVTVHVGSQSNGQGHETAYSQIVADQLGIPMEQITVFQGDSDRYGFGRGTGGSRALPVGGSAVLKATEKVIAVGKKIASRQLEAAEADIEFADGRFTIAGTDRSVEITEIAKSSYMPNKVDIAEIDPGIDETARFMPAEATYPNGCHLVEVEIDPETGIVLIDRYTVVDDFGRVMNPMMLAGQVHGGIAQGVGQALLEETIYDEDGQMVTGSFMDYCMPRADNLPQIDFSYNEVPCTRNPLGVKGAGEAGAIGAPPAVINAVVDALTDYGVSHIDMPATPARIWSIVNAGRAQAA; from the coding sequence ATGGGACAGTTCGGTTTCGGACAGGCGGTGCGTCGCGTCGAGGACGTGCGGCTCGTCACGGGGCGTGGGCGCTACACCGACGACATGACGCTCGGGCGCCAGACCTATGCCTACATGCTGCGTTCGCCCTACGCGCATGCGCGCATCGCCAGTGTCGACGTGTCCGCCGCGAAGGCGGCACCGGGCGTACTCGGCGTCTATACCGTCGACGACCTGGAGGCCGACGGCATCGGCGGCATTCCCTGCCTGGTGCCCATCAAGAGCACCGACGGCAGCCGCATGTATGCGCCGCCGCGCCCGCTGCTGGCCAAGGGAGCGACCAAGCACGTCGGGGACGCGGTGGTGATGATCGTCGCGGAGACGCTGGACCAGGCGCGCGACGCGTCCGAACTGGTCGAGATCGACTACGAGATGCTTCCCGCCGTCGCCTCCACGGCGGCGGCGCTCGCCGCCGGCGCGCCGCAGGTCTGGCCCGAGGCGAAGGGCAATCTCTGCTTCGACTGGGAGATGGGCGATCGGGCGGCCGTCGACAGCGCCTTCGCTGCCGCCGCGCACGTCACCAAGGTGGATCTGGTCAACAACCGGATCGTCGTGAACTCGATGGAGCCGCGCAACGCGATCGGCGACTATGACCGCAACGACGACAAGATGGTGCTCTACACGTCGAGTCAGGGCGTGCACGGCCTGCAGCGCCAGCTGGCGAGCAACATCTTTAAGGTGCCAAACGCCAGGATCCGCGTCGTCACCCGCGACGTCGGCGGCGGCTTCGGCATGAAGATCTTCCTCTATCCCGAGCAGCCGCTGGTCATGTGGGCGGCGAAGAAGATCGGACGCCCGGTGAAGTGGACCGGCGACCGCGCCGAGGCCTTCACCAGCGACACCCAGGGCCGCGACCACGTCACCACGGCGGAACTGGCGCTGGACGCCGCCGGCAAGTTCCTCGCCATGCGCTTCTCGACGACCGCCGCACTCGGCGCCTACCTGTCGAATTTCGGGCCGTTCATCCCGACGATGGCGGGCGCCAAGCTCTACGCGGCCGTCTACACCACGCCGGCCGTGCTCTATCACGTCAAGGGCGTCTTCACGAACACCGTCCCCGTCGACGCCTACCGCGGCGCCGGGCGGCCCGAAGCGGCCTATGCCGTAGAGCGCCTCGTCGACGCGGCCGCGCGTGAGGTCGGCCTCTCGCCCGCCGAGATCCGCCGCCGGAACTTCATCCGGCCGGAGGCGATGCCCTACACCACCTGCCTCGGCTCCGAATACGACAGCGGCGACTTCCTGAAGAACATGGAGGACGCCCTCGCCCGCGGCGACTGGGACGGCTTCGAAGCACGCAAGGCGGACTCGGCCAAGCGCGGCAAGCTGCGCGGCATCGGCCTCGCGAGCTACATCGAGGCCTGCGGCGGCGGTGCAGACGAAAACGCCACCATCACCTTCGACGAGAGCGGCCACGTCACCGTGCATGTCGGCAGCCAGTCGAACGGCCAGGGCCACGAGACGGCCTACAGCCAGATCGTCGCCGACCAGCTCGGCATCCCGATGGAGCAGATCACCGTCTTCCAGGGCGACAGCGACCGCTACGGTTTCGGCCGCGGCACCGGCGGGTCGCGCGCCCTGCCGGTCGGCGGATCGGCCGTTCTGAAGGCGACCGAGAAGGTCATCGCCGTCGGCAAGAAGATCGCTTCGCGGCAACTGGAGGCGGCGGAGGCCGACATCGAGTTCGCCGACGGCAGGTTCACCATTGCCGGCACCGACCGCTCGGTCGAGATCACCGAGATCGCCAAATCGTCGTACATGCCGAACAAGGTCGACATCGCCGAGATCGATCCCGGCATCGACGAGACCGCCCGCTTCATGCCGGCGGAGGCGACCTATCCAAACGGCTGCCATCTGGTCGAGGTCGAAATCGACCCGGAGACGGGCATCGTCCTGATCGACCGCTATACCGTGGTCGACGATTTCGGCCGGGTCATGAACCCGATGATGCTGGCCGGACAGGTCCATGGCGGCATCGCCCAGGGCGTCGGCCAAGCCCTGCTGGAGGAGACGATCTACGACGAGGACGGCCAAATGGTGACCGGGTCCTTCATGGACTACTGCATGCCGCGCGCCGACAACCTGCCGCAGATCGACTTTTCGTATAATGAGGTGCCCTGCACCCGGAACCCGCTCGGCGTGAAGGGGGCGGGCGAAGCCGGTGCCATCGGCGCGCCGCCGGCGGTGATCAATGCCGTCGTCGATGCGCTGACGGACTACGGCGTGTCGCACATCGACATGCCGGCGACGCCGGCGCGCATCTGGTCGATCGTGAACGCGGGTCGGGCGCAGGCGGCGTGA
- the cysQ gene encoding 3'(2'),5'-bisphosphate nucleotidase CysQ translates to MTIRTTADERARLLDAVCAMARQAGEVIMPYFRDPELATRRKADASPVTVADEEAEAVILAGLTALTPDIPIVAEEEVAAGRIPDVSGGRFWLVDPLDGTKEFVAKRPEFTVNIALVEDRRPVLGAVYVPAADELYGGGIDVGAFMEAAGEGRRSIRARRIDTNAVTVAVSRTYGRGTKLSTFLSHYKVTGQIEAGSSIKFCLIARGEADIYPRWGGSSEWDTAAGHAVLTAAGGSVTDTDDTAELDYAKPRFSNPDFIAWGRRD, encoded by the coding sequence GTGACCATCCGCACGACCGCGGACGAGCGGGCCCGGCTTCTCGACGCGGTCTGCGCCATGGCGCGACAGGCGGGCGAGGTGATCATGCCCTACTTCCGCGACCCGGAATTGGCGACGCGCCGCAAGGCGGACGCATCGCCGGTCACCGTCGCCGACGAGGAGGCCGAGGCCGTCATCCTCGCCGGCCTGACGGCGCTGACACCCGACATCCCCATCGTCGCCGAGGAGGAGGTCGCGGCGGGCCGCATCCCCGACGTCTCCGGCGGGCGCTTCTGGCTGGTCGATCCCCTCGACGGCACGAAGGAGTTCGTGGCGAAGCGCCCCGAGTTCACGGTCAACATCGCGCTCGTCGAGGACCGTCGCCCGGTGCTCGGGGCGGTTTACGTGCCGGCGGCAGACGAGCTGTACGGCGGCGGCATCGACGTCGGCGCCTTCATGGAGGCGGCCGGCGAAGGCCGGCGGTCGATCCGCGCGCGACGCATCGACACGAATGCGGTCACCGTCGCCGTCAGCCGCACCTATGGCAGAGGTACGAAGCTGTCGACGTTCCTCTCGCACTACAAGGTCACCGGCCAGATCGAGGCGGGCAGTTCGATCAAGTTCTGCCTCATCGCGCGGGGCGAGGCCGACATCTATCCGCGCTGGGGCGGCTCTTCGGAATGGGATACGGCCGCCGGACACGCCGTCCTGACCGCCGCCGGCGGATCGGTCACCGACACCGACGATACGGCGGAACTGGACTATGCGAAGCCGCGCTTCAGCAATCCGGACTTCATCGCCTGGGGACGACGGGACTGA
- a CDS encoding OmpA family protein has protein sequence MRFKTRYLIGAMAVMLPAAAMAQTTTAQNTGFYVQGGLGADWAMDADLNAPPGGNEVTFDNPGWFGALSLGYDFGWPRVELEGNFRSNNPDGDSTWESANKRAHRNIDTYGLMANVIVDLDFGFPVVPYVGAGAGAAYVDTSFGSNTNFAYQGIAGLGYAITPNMTAFVDYRYFVVDGFKMTQENPGRDVQIDDDLEHHSVLAGIRYTFGAPAPAPTRAAAPPPPPPPPPAPAPAPAPQQVVRSYLVFFDFDRSNLTSEAQRIVRTAAQNAQSARVTRLNVTGHTDRSGSPAYNQRLSQRRAQAVRAELIRNGISERDIAVFAKGESDPLVPTADGVREPQNRRVEIVLQ, from the coding sequence ATGAGGTTCAAGACACGCTATCTGATCGGCGCGATGGCGGTGATGCTGCCAGCCGCTGCAATGGCGCAGACGACGACGGCGCAGAACACCGGCTTCTACGTTCAGGGCGGTCTCGGTGCCGACTGGGCGATGGATGCCGACTTGAACGCGCCTCCCGGCGGAAACGAAGTCACGTTCGACAACCCCGGCTGGTTCGGCGCCCTGTCGCTCGGTTACGACTTCGGCTGGCCTCGCGTCGAACTCGAGGGCAATTTCCGCAGCAACAATCCCGACGGTGACTCCACCTGGGAGAGCGCAAACAAGCGTGCCCACCGTAACATCGACACGTACGGCCTCATGGCGAACGTGATCGTCGATCTCGACTTCGGCTTCCCGGTGGTGCCGTATGTCGGTGCCGGTGCCGGTGCCGCCTATGTCGACACCTCGTTCGGCAGCAACACCAACTTCGCCTATCAGGGCATCGCCGGCCTCGGTTATGCGATCACGCCGAACATGACTGCGTTCGTCGACTATCGCTACTTCGTCGTCGACGGCTTCAAGATGACCCAGGAGAACCCGGGTCGCGACGTTCAGATCGACGACGATCTGGAGCATCATAGCGTCCTGGCGGGTATCCGCTACACGTTCGGCGCCCCCGCCCCGGCACCGACGCGCGCTGCTGCGCCGCCGCCGCCGCCGCCGCCGCCGCCGGCCCCCGCGCCCGCGCCTGCACCGCAGCAGGTCGTCCGCTCCTACCTGGTGTTCTTCGACTTCGACCGGTCGAACCTGACCAGCGAAGCCCAGCGGATCGTCCGTACGGCCGCGCAGAACGCGCAGTCGGCTCGTGTCACCCGCCTGAACGTCACGGGTCATACCGACCGCTCCGGCTCGCCGGCCTACAACCAGCGTCTGTCGCAACGTCGCGCGCAGGCCGTTCGTGCGGAACTCATCCGCAACGGCATCAGCGAGCGTGACATCGCCGTCTTCGCCAAGGGCGAGAGCGATCCGCTCGTCCCGACGGCCGACGGTGTCCGCGAGCCGCAGAACCGCCGCGTCGAGATCGTCCTTCAGTAA
- a CDS encoding OmpA family protein → MIRKAGLLLGAAVVVLPAAAALAQQAENSGFYVGAGGAYNFKPDADVKGDVDGKIEYGSGWGATVTAGYAFGGPRLELEGGYRENKGDDCPVAGCDKGTMTNWSAMVNALYDFNTGTPITPYAGVGVGAARTKVKDVDSKTVFAYQGILGVAYDVTPELKAFADYRYFATEDMKGTTDGGLDVEVENENHTGMIGVRYMFGAPRPAEPEMVRPAPPPPPPPRISDTPAPAPEPVVRSYLVFFEFDKTALTPDARRIVETAARSAASVDVTRIDVTGHTDRAGSAAYNTKLSRRRAETVRNELIRNGVKADDIAIYAKGENELLVPTSDGVREAQNRRVEIVIQ, encoded by the coding sequence ATGATCCGAAAGGCAGGCCTTCTTCTCGGGGCAGCGGTGGTCGTGCTGCCCGCTGCGGCGGCACTCGCGCAGCAGGCCGAGAACAGCGGCTTCTACGTCGGTGCCGGCGGCGCCTACAACTTCAAGCCCGATGCCGACGTCAAAGGTGATGTCGACGGCAAGATCGAGTACGGCTCCGGCTGGGGCGCCACCGTGACCGCGGGATACGCCTTCGGCGGCCCCCGTCTCGAGCTCGAAGGCGGCTACCGCGAGAACAAGGGCGACGACTGCCCTGTGGCCGGCTGCGACAAGGGCACGATGACGAACTGGAGCGCGATGGTGAACGCGCTCTACGACTTCAACACGGGTACGCCGATCACGCCCTACGCCGGCGTCGGCGTGGGTGCCGCCCGGACCAAAGTGAAGGACGTCGACAGCAAGACGGTGTTCGCCTACCAGGGGATCCTCGGCGTCGCATACGACGTGACCCCCGAACTGAAGGCTTTCGCCGACTACCGCTACTTCGCCACCGAAGACATGAAGGGCACCACGGACGGTGGTCTCGACGTGGAGGTGGAGAACGAGAACCACACCGGCATGATCGGCGTGCGCTACATGTTCGGTGCGCCGCGGCCGGCCGAGCCCGAGATGGTGCGCCCCGCGCCGCCGCCGCCGCCGCCGCCGCGGATCAGCGACACGCCGGCACCCGCGCCCGAGCCGGTGGTGCGCTCCTATCTCGTGTTCTTCGAGTTCGACAAGACGGCTCTCACCCCGGACGCCCGCCGTATCGTCGAGACGGCAGCCCGGAGCGCGGCCAGCGTCGACGTGACGCGCATCGACGTGACCGGTCATACCGACCGCGCCGGTTCGGCTGCCTACAACACCAAGCTGTCGCGCCGCCGGGCTGAGACGGTGCGCAACGAACTGATCCGCAACGGCGTGAAGGCCGACGACATCGCGATCTACGCCAAGGGTGAGAACGAGTTGCTCGTTCCCACCAGCGACGGGGTGCGCGAGGCGCAGAACCGCCGGGTCGAGATCGTCATCCAGTAG
- a CDS encoding CHAD domain-containing protein has protein sequence MPFEESAILGFDASRAEAAQVNAALQAIAAADSPRRRRREGHLVRLPQPKGAPVEIGVVSRQRATLLILREAGRFPLVQERRMSAPAGSADLDWPFMLAGLKVAHAIDDLPAAMTDGVPFATTRTETAFTYEGVAMVCVTHPLVDGRRRIELMADVAHADMLLRFGLRLHEAVGLPIAWPTDETAVSSPIDLDEAETSADAFRAMALSCLHQIVANRAGVVEGAAEGVHQMRVGVRRLRALLSLFAPVFEPIAHAEKKESLSDFQKLLGPMREWDVFIAELLEPLAQQVPEADALDHARDAALAEREVAHAAAAAAVQAPSFAALILDTAAWILAPGSYLPEAEEPIGPFAARILSKQHRKLKRRGREHAEAAPEVLHNVRIQAKKLRYAIEFFGSLHPRKKQKRFLKRVKAVQDALGVVNDAAVAADHVAVLTHRLREANVDPALVGEAAGLIRGWQLAKTGSERTRFAGVWKDYAGLSRFWT, from the coding sequence GTGCCCTTCGAAGAATCGGCGATCCTCGGGTTCGACGCCAGCCGCGCGGAAGCCGCGCAGGTGAACGCCGCGCTGCAGGCTATCGCTGCCGCAGACAGCCCCCGACGGCGCCGCCGGGAGGGGCATCTTGTCCGCCTGCCGCAGCCGAAGGGTGCCCCGGTGGAAATCGGCGTCGTCTCGCGCCAGCGGGCGACCCTCCTCATACTGCGTGAAGCCGGAAGGTTTCCGCTCGTCCAGGAGCGACGGATGTCGGCGCCCGCCGGCAGCGCGGATCTGGACTGGCCCTTCATGCTCGCCGGCCTGAAGGTCGCGCATGCGATCGACGACCTGCCCGCAGCGATGACCGACGGCGTGCCGTTCGCCACGACGCGCACCGAAACAGCCTTTACCTACGAAGGCGTGGCCATGGTCTGCGTCACGCACCCGCTGGTGGACGGTCGCCGCCGCATCGAACTGATGGCCGACGTCGCGCATGCCGACATGCTGCTGCGCTTCGGCCTCCGCCTCCATGAGGCGGTCGGCCTCCCGATCGCATGGCCGACCGACGAGACGGCCGTCTCCTCGCCCATCGATCTCGACGAGGCAGAGACTTCCGCCGACGCCTTCCGTGCGATGGCACTCTCCTGCCTGCACCAGATCGTCGCCAATCGTGCGGGCGTGGTGGAGGGCGCGGCAGAGGGCGTGCACCAGATGCGAGTCGGCGTGCGCCGCCTGCGGGCACTGCTCAGCCTCTTCGCGCCCGTCTTCGAGCCGATCGCGCACGCGGAAAAGAAGGAGTCGCTGTCCGACTTCCAGAAGCTGCTCGGCCCCATGCGCGAATGGGACGTGTTCATCGCCGAACTGCTGGAACCTCTCGCTCAGCAGGTACCCGAGGCGGACGCCCTCGATCACGCCCGCGATGCGGCACTCGCCGAGCGGGAGGTCGCGCATGCGGCGGCGGCGGCGGCGGTTCAGGCGCCCTCATTCGCTGCCCTCATCCTCGACACGGCCGCATGGATCCTCGCACCCGGCTCCTACTTGCCTGAGGCCGAAGAGCCGATCGGCCCGTTCGCCGCGCGGATCCTCTCGAAGCAGCACCGCAAGCTCAAACGGCGCGGTCGCGAGCACGCCGAAGCGGCGCCGGAGGTGCTGCACAACGTCCGCATCCAGGCGAAGAAGCTCCGCTACGCCATCGAATTCTTCGGCAGTCTGCACCCGCGCAAGAAGCAGAAGCGCTTCCTGAAGCGGGTGAAGGCGGTACAGGATGCCCTGGGCGTGGTGAACGATGCCGCCGTCGCTGCCGACCATGTCGCGGTCCTCACGCATCGCCTGCGCGAGGCGAACGTCGATCCGGCGCTGGTCGGCGAGGCCGCCGGCCTGATCCGGGGCTGGCAGCTGGCGAAGACCGGAAGCGAGCGCACGCGTTTCGCGGGCGTCTGGAAGGATTATGCCGGCCTGTCGCGCTTCTGGACCTGA
- a CDS encoding histidine phosphatase family protein, with product MAEGPRRLCLLRHAKSSWEDASLPDFDRPLAPRGRQAAPLVAAWLADAGLRPDVVLCSPALRTRQTWDIVAPFLDGPPEAHYPRSIYEAPWVRLLKVLRDLPETAGTAMLIGHNPGMEDLACRLARGDSDADALARLRRKFPTAALAVFECSEGAWADLGTGAARLTAFVRPKDLARFADLADPDQVQKRDRPA from the coding sequence ATGGCTGAGGGCCCCCGCAGACTCTGCCTTCTGCGTCACGCCAAGTCGAGTTGGGAGGATGCGAGCCTGCCGGATTTCGACCGGCCGCTGGCGCCGCGCGGGCGGCAGGCGGCGCCGCTGGTCGCCGCCTGGCTTGCGGACGCAGGCCTGCGCCCGGACGTGGTGCTGTGCTCGCCCGCGCTGCGCACCCGGCAGACATGGGACATCGTGGCGCCTTTCCTGGACGGGCCGCCGGAGGCGCACTATCCGCGGAGTATTTACGAGGCCCCGTGGGTCCGGTTGCTGAAGGTGCTGCGCGACCTTCCGGAGACGGCCGGAACGGCGATGCTGATCGGGCACAATCCGGGGATGGAGGATCTGGCCTGCCGACTGGCGCGTGGGGATTCGGACGCCGACGCGCTCGCCCGCCTGCGCCGGAAATTTCCGACGGCGGCGCTGGCGGTGTTCGAGTGCAGCGAGGGCGCCTGGGCCGATCTCGGCACCGGCGCGGCGCGTCTCACGGCGTTCGTTCGCCCGAAGGATCTCGCACGCTTCGCGGACCTTGCCGACCCGGATCAGGTCCAGAAGCGCGACAGGCCGGCATAA
- a CDS encoding alpha-D-ribose 1-methylphosphonate 5-triphosphate diphosphatase → MRQRLVGGRVLVAGGGLEETSVEVQDGQIAGVGGSGDGAAAEIDVGGALVLPGIVDFHGDAFERQVMPRPGVRVPIDIALLDTDAQLAAAGITTAFHGITCSWEPGLRSVATMRELFDGFARLAPTVLVDHRVHLRYEADNLDAVDEVAEGMRAGRIHLLALNDHTPAIASRLDRPDALAKYTDRACVSAERFRELCLAAMERRREVPAAIETLTGVAREAGVPIAAHDETSVAQRRHNRALGAMVCEFPMDRGAAVDAAGAGEFVVMGAPNVVRGGSHLGNGGAADYVAEGLCGILASDYHYPSLFNAPFKLATTGKVSFADAWRLVSAAPAAAVGLHDRGEIRPGARADILVVRDGGVVPRLARVMVGGSTVYATGHG, encoded by the coding sequence ATGCGGCAGAGACTCGTCGGCGGGCGCGTGCTCGTCGCAGGCGGCGGCCTGGAGGAAACGAGCGTCGAAGTGCAGGACGGTCAGATCGCTGGGGTCGGCGGTTCGGGTGACGGCGCTGCCGCCGAGATCGACGTTGGCGGCGCCCTGGTCCTCCCGGGCATCGTCGACTTCCACGGCGACGCCTTCGAGCGTCAGGTCATGCCGCGGCCCGGCGTCCGGGTGCCGATCGACATCGCGCTGCTCGACACCGATGCGCAGCTCGCGGCCGCCGGCATCACCACGGCGTTCCACGGCATCACCTGCTCGTGGGAGCCGGGGCTGCGCAGCGTCGCGACCATGCGCGAGCTGTTCGACGGCTTCGCGCGGCTGGCGCCGACCGTTCTGGTCGATCACCGCGTGCACCTGCGCTACGAGGCCGACAATCTCGATGCGGTCGACGAGGTCGCCGAGGGGATGAGGGCGGGCCGCATCCACCTGCTGGCGCTCAACGATCACACCCCGGCGATCGCGTCGCGGCTCGACCGGCCTGATGCGCTGGCGAAGTACACCGACCGGGCCTGCGTCTCCGCCGAGCGGTTCCGGGAGCTCTGCCTCGCAGCGATGGAGCGGCGGCGCGAGGTGCCGGCGGCGATCGAGACGCTGACGGGCGTTGCGCGCGAGGCGGGGGTGCCGATCGCGGCGCACGACGAGACCTCCGTCGCCCAGCGGCGGCACAATCGCGCCCTCGGGGCGATGGTCTGCGAGTTCCCCATGGACCGCGGCGCCGCGGTGGATGCCGCGGGCGCCGGGGAGTTCGTCGTGATGGGCGCTCCCAACGTCGTCCGCGGCGGCAGCCATCTCGGCAATGGCGGGGCCGCGGACTATGTCGCCGAGGGGCTCTGCGGCATCCTCGCCTCCGACTATCACTACCCGTCGCTGTTCAATGCGCCGTTCAAGCTCGCGACGACCGGCAAGGTGAGCTTCGCGGACGCATGGCGGCTCGTTTCGGCGGCGCCGGCCGCTGCGGTCGGGCTGCACGACCGGGGCGAGATCAGGCCGGGCGCGCGGGCCGACATCCTGGTCGTCCGCGACGGCGGCGTGGTGCCCCGGCTCGCGCGCGTCATGGTCGGCGGGTCTACCGTCTACGCGACCGGCCATGGCTGA